One Mycolicibacterium fallax genomic window, AGTGCTGCTGGCCGAACGTCCAGATGTTGTTGGAGAACCAGTACAGAATGATGGCCAGCGGCAGGAACGGCCCGCCGACGACGACGCCGAGCGGGAACACGTACAGCGCGAGCTTGTTCATCATCGCGGTCTGCGGGTTCGCCGCCGCCTCCGGGCTCTGGCGCTCCACCGACGCTCGGCTGTTGAAGTAGGTCGCGATGCCCGCGGCGATCATGATCGGCACACCGACGGCGATCACCGCGCCGCGGCTGAAGACCTCGAAGGCCTCCAAGCCGGAGGTCTGGATCATCGTGCCGCCCAGCGGTGCGCCGAACAGATTCGCGCTGAGGAAGTTGCGGACATCCTCGGCGGAGAAGAAGTAGTTCGCCGTGTTGGCGTTGTCCTCGACGGTCAACTTGGTCAGACCAAAACCACCGACAGTCCGGTTGAAGGACCGCAGCACGTGGAACAGACCGATGAACACCGGCACCTGCGCCAGCATCGGCAGACAGCCCAGCAGCGGGTTGAAGTTGTGTTCGCGCTGGAGCTTCTGCATCTCCTGCGCCATCTTCTGGCGGTCCTTGCCGTACTTCTTCTGCAGCGCCTTGATCTGCGGTTGCAGCTCCTGCATCTGCCGGGTCGTCCGGATCTGCTTGACGAACGGCTTGTAGAGCAGCGCGCGCAGGGTGAACACCAGGAACATCACCGACAATGCCCAGGCGAAGAAGTTCGTCGGCCCGAGCAGGAAGCCGAACAACTTGTACCAGAGCCACATGATCCCCGACACCGGGTAATACACGTAGTCCAGGCTGAACCAGTTGAAATTAGACATGGAACTCGTTCCTGTCGTCGAGACCCCGACGACTCTCTGGGACCGCAACCGCGGGCTCAGGGATCGGATCCCATCCGCCGCGATGCCATGGACCGCACTTGGCCAGACGGATCGCCGTCAACCAGGTGCCGCGAAACAATCCGTGCGCAACCAACGCCTCCACCGCGTAGCTGCTACAGGTCGGGGTGAACCGACAGGTCGGCAGCCGCATCGGAGAGATCATGTGCCGATACAGTTCGATCAGATAGACCAGCACGCACACCGCCAGGCCCGGTCGGGCCGGCGCCGCATCCTCGTCCTGCCGATTCGTCATGTCCGAATCCGGCGGCGAAGTCCGACGCGAAGCTGGCGTTCCAGATCCGCAGATGAGCTGTCCCGACTGCCCGGGAGTGCCCGGATCACCAGTCGATCGTCGGGCTCAAGTTCGGTCAGCAACCCGGCCATCACATGGCGGAGCCGGCGCGACACCCGGTGTCGAACGACCGCATTCCCGACGGACTTGCCGACGACGAGCCCCACGCGTGGACCCGGCGCGTCGTTCGCGTCGGAAGAAACCGCACCGCGATACAGATGCAGCACCACATCGGGTTGCCCGGCCCGAACACCGTTCTTGACGGTGTGGCCAAACTCGGTGGACCGCGTCATCCGGTGCTGAGCTGGGAGCACAGTCCCCGCCTGCCCGGCTGCGATCAGGCGGTCAGCGAGCGACGGCCCTTGCCGCGCCGAGCGGACACGATGGCGCGTCCGGCACGAGTGCGCATCCGCAGCCGGAATCCGTGCACCCGCGCACGACGCCGGTTGTTCGGCTGGAAGGTCCGCTTGCCCTTGGCCACGGCTGTGTCTCCTCGTCAACATTCTGGCGACCAGTCCCCCAGCGGCACATCACCGCTGAGCAACCAGGCCGCCGCTTTCCAAGCTTCGCGCGTCCCGCTCGCTAACCGGCGCGGTCCCCGAGAAGTCTCGGGTCGCAGCCGTATCGCCCATGGGCGGGCGACTGTTCGAGGGTACTTAGGCCTGTTCGCCCGGTCAAACCACGCCGCGACGACCTCGGGGAACACCGGCAATTGTTACCGATCGGTTGGCAGCCCGAGACAAACCTGTTAGCTTCTGCCAGATCGCTTTTCAACGAAGCGTCCACACAACTCCATGACGATGCCAGCCCACCGGCCGATATCCGTGTCACCGCAGGTCACAGCGTGTGTCGCATGAAATCGCCCGGCTCCTCCGATACCGGTGGCACAACTGTCCACACCTGTGGATAACCTTGTGGACGAATGTTCGTCTCGGACCGCGATCGGACCGGCCGAAACCACTTTGACCTAGGGGGATCACGTATGACCGATGATCCCGCCATCTCATTCGCCGTCCTGTGGACCGACGTGGTCGCCGAACTCAACGGCGACGACGGCACCGCCCCGGTCCTGACCCCGCAACAGCGCGCCTGGCTCAAGCTCGTCCGACCGTTGAACTTCGTCGAGGGCTTCGCGCTGCTTTCGGTGCCGAGCGGATTCGTGCAGAACGAAATCGAACGGCACCTGCGCAGCCACATCGTCGACGCACTCAGCCGCCGGCTCGGACAGCCCGTGGAACTCGGTGTGCGAATCGCCCCGCCGGACGCCGACGACGAGGATCCCGCGGCCTCCCCCGCCTCCGAGGACCTCGAGGAGGAGGTCCGCGACGACGACGAAGTCGACAACGCGCATGACAACTGGCCGAATCATTTCGCGCCGGATCGCAGCCAGATCGGCTCCGACGCTTCGGAGGCCAACAGCCTCAACCGTCGCTACACCTTCGACACCTTCGTCATCGGCGCGTCCAACCGGTTCGCGCACGCCGCCGCGCTGGCCATTGCCGAGGCACCGGCTCGGGCCTACAACCCGTTGTTCATCTGGGGTGAATCCGGTCTCGGCAAGACCCACCTGCTGCACGCCGCCGGCAACTACGCCCAGCGGCTCTTCCCCGAGATGCGGGTCAAGTACGTCAGCACCGAAGAATTCA contains:
- the yidD gene encoding membrane protein insertion efficiency factor YidD, which gives rise to MTNRQDEDAAPARPGLAVCVLVYLIELYRHMISPMRLPTCRFTPTCSSYAVEALVAHGLFRGTWLTAIRLAKCGPWHRGGWDPIPEPAVAVPESRRGLDDRNEFHV
- the rnpA gene encoding ribonuclease P protein component codes for the protein MLPAQHRMTRSTEFGHTVKNGVRAGQPDVVLHLYRGAVSSDANDAPGPRVGLVVGKSVGNAVVRHRVSRRLRHVMAGLLTELEPDDRLVIRALPGSRDSSSADLERQLRVGLRRRIRT
- the rpmH gene encoding 50S ribosomal protein L34, which gives rise to MAKGKRTFQPNNRRRARVHGFRLRMRTRAGRAIVSARRGKGRRSLTA